CGCGCGCCGCGTGTGACCGGGCTTCGTCGGGCGTCAGGCGGGCATAGGCAATGATGATCACCTCATCGCCCACCGTTACCAGGCGCGCAGCCGGCCCGTTCATGCAGATGGTCCGGCTACCCGGCTCGGCCGGTATGGTATATGTTTCCAGCCGGGCACCGTTGTTCACGTTCACGACCTGCACCTTTTCGTAGGGCAGGATTCCGCTCGCCTCCAGCAATTCCTGGTCGATCGTGATGGAGCCCTCATAGTAGAGCTCGGCCTGCGTTACGCGGGCCCGATGGATTTTGGCACGGAACAGGGTCAATAGCATGGAAGCGGGGCTGAGCTGGCTGACGAACGGACGGGCTGATTCGCTGACTGTCTGATATGACGGCCGCAGCAACGCCCGTCATATTGCGGGCGCAGGGGAAGGTTTCCGCCTCACGGAACCTCCACAACCACGTTGTCAATGAGGCGGGCCGCCCCGAAGCGCACCGCCAGGGCAACCATGATCTCCTGTCCGGACACCAGCGCTTCCAGGGGTTGCAGGTGCTCTGTGTCCACAATCGACACATAATCGATGTCTACATCTCCGAGTACGTCCCGCACGGACGCATCAAGCCGATCCGGCCGACGCTCACCCGCCTCCAGTGCCTTCTTCGCCGCCGTCAAGGACCGGAACAGACGTGGCGCATCGGCCCGCTCGACGGTCGTCAGATAGGCATTCCTCGATGACAGCGCAAGTCCATCAGCGGCCCGGACCGTGGGTACGCCCACGAGCCGCACCGGGAATCCGAAGTCGGCTGTCATCCTCCGCAGGATGAAGAACTGTTGCGCATCCTTCATCCCGAACACCGCCACATCGGGCTCAACCCGGGCAAAGAGCCGCGAAACGACCGTCGTCACCCCCCGGAAGTGACCCGGCCGGGACCGGCCGCAGAGCCATTCATCCAAGCCATCGACGGCAACCCAGGTCCGGTTCGGTCGAATCGGGTACATATCCTCTACCGTGGGCGCGAATACCGCGTGCGCCAGCCCTTGCGCACGCAGAGCGGCTACATCCGCATCCAGGGTCCGAGGATAGGCATCGTAATCCTCCCCCTCACCGAACTGCGTCGGGTTCACGAAGATGGACACGACCACCCGGTCGGCCTCCCTCGACGCCGCCTCCACGAGGTTCAAGTGCCCTGGATGCAGGGCGCCCATGGTGGGAACAAGGGCCACCGTATGGCCCGTTTTCCGCCTGTCCCGGGTCCAGGCGGACATGGCATCGGAGGCATGGATGAGGTCCATCTATATTCAGGAAAGATCAACACGTCGGCTTCGAGAGAGAGCGTATTATAGAGGATGAACCCAACACATGGTTACAGGAATGCGTGATTTTCGGACAGAAAAAGATTCTCTCGGCGACGTGCAGGTGCCGGCCGATGCGTGGTATGCGGCCCAGACCCAACGGGCACACGACAACTTCCCCATCTCCGGAATCCGGTTCCCGCGCCGATTCATTGAAGCGATCGCCGTCGTGAAGGCCGCTGCTGCCCGGGCCAACACAGACCTCGGACTGCTGTCCGCGGACAAACGCGACGCCATCCTGGATGCCGCTGACCGCGTCAGAAAGGGCGAATTCGACGCCGAGTTCGTGCTCGATATTTTCCAGACGGGATCCGGAACGTCCACGAACATGAATGCCAACGAAGTGCTCGCCAACCTGGCCAGCGTGGCCATGGGGGGCGACCGGGGCAGCAAGCTCGTGCACCCGAACGATGACGTGAACATGTCGCAGTCATCGAACGATGTCATTCCCACGGCCATGCATGTAGCCGCCGTACTGGCGCTGAAACACGAACTCCTGCCCGCCCTGAATGACTTCGCCAATGCTCTGGCGGCCAAGGCGGACGCTTTCGACGATGTCCTCAAGTCGGGGCGGACCCATCTCATGGATGCTACGCCGGTACGTCTTGGACAGGAGTTCGGTGGATACGCCGCCCAGATCCGCAAGGGTATGGCGCGCGTGCAGACCGGCATTGACGAATTGTCCGAACTTGCGCTCGGTGGAACAGCGACCGGCACGGGCATCAACTGCCCTCCCGGCTTTGCCGAGGCCGCCATCCGCGAAATCAGCGCATTGACCGGACACACGTTCCGGGAGGCCGACAATCATTTCGAGGCCCAGGCGGCCAAGGATGCCTACGTTTCAGCATCTGGCGCATTGAATACCCTGGCCGTCTCGCTCATGAAAATCGTGAACGACATCCGGCACCTCTCTTCCGGCCCCACGTCCGGACTCTCTGAAATCCAGCTCCCTGCCATCCAGCCCGGATCGAGCATCATGCCGGGCAAGGTGAATCCGGTCATGAGCGAAGCCATGATGATGGTGGCGGCCCGCGTCATGGGCAACCATACGACCATCACCGTCGGCGGACAGCACGGAAATTTCGAGCTGAACGTGATGATGCCCGTCATGACCCACGCCATGCTCGAGAGCGTATCCATCCTGTCGGGTGGTCTCGCCGCCTTCCGGACCCGCTGCCTGGAAGGGATTACCGCGAACCGGGAACGATGCCGTGAGCTGCTGGAACTCAATCCGTCCATTGCAACGGCCTTGAATCGGACCATCGGGTATGACATGGCATCCAAAGTGGCCAAGCGGAGCGCTGCCGAGAAGCGATCCGTCCGGGACATCGTGCTCGACATGGGGCTCATTCCCGCCGATGAACTGGACGCCGTCCTGGATGTCCGCCACATGACGGAGCCCGGCATCCCCGGGGCCTGAGCCGTGGACCCGGTTTCACAGGTCCCGCCCGGGCCGGATGGCTTCCCGTTCGCGAACCTCCTGGTCGTGGAATTGGCCTCGGTGCTTGCCGGGCCGAGTGTCGGCCAGTACTTCGCCGAACTCGGCGCCCGCGTCATAAAGGTCGAAAACCCTCACACGGGTGGGGACGTGACGCGGAGCTGGCTTCAGTCCGGCGAACAATCTGATGGGCGCTCGGCGTACTTCCATGCGTGCAATTGGGGCAAGGAGTCCGTGGTGCTGGACCTGGCCACGGAGGAAGGGCGCGCTGTCCGGGACCGTCTGGTGGCGCGCGCGGATATCGTTCTCGTGAACGCCTTGCCCGGCGCCCGCGCGCGCACGGGCACCGATATCGAAGCCTGGCGACAGGCCTGGCCGCGCCTGATTGTCGGCCTGATTTCCGGATACGCCGACGACCCGGAGCGACCAGGATTTGACGCCCTCATCCAGGCGGAGTCCGGGTTCTACCACCTGAACGGATCGGCCAGCGGACCGCAGAAGATGCCGGTCGCACTCATGGATCTCCTTGCGGCACATGGACTCAAGGAGGAGCTCCTCGTAGCCTTGCTGAATCGGGCGACTCACGGGCGGGGTGCGGTCGTAGAAGTCAGCCTCATGGATGCCGCGCTCGCATCGCTCGCCAATCGCGCCACCGGATTCCTGCACACGGGTGTGGACACCGGACCGGAAGGATCGGATCATCCCATGATTGCGCCTTATGGAACCGTATTCACCTGCACGGACGGGACACCCGTTGTAGTCGCGGTCGGGTCGGACGGCCAGTTCCATGCGCTGTGCGATCTTCTGGAGGTGCCCCTGTCGAGGGATCCGCGCTTCGCCACGAATGCAGCCCGCGTCCGGAACCGGACGATACTCAAGGAGCGTCTGCAGGACAGCATCGGGAAGCGATCAACAGATGCGTTCCTGGCCGACTGCCGCGCCGCACGGGTGCCTGCCGGGCGCGTCGCCGACCTGGAAACAGCACTCGCACATGCGCACGATGCGCTCTTCCTGCATGACACCGCGGGTCGCCGGAAAGGCCTCCGGAGTCGGCTCGGCATCCGCCGGGACTCGTCCGGCCCCATGCCACACCTGACGGAGCCCCCCGTCCTGGGCGCACACACGGAAGCCATCCGGACCGAGTTTTCCGGCGAGGGGTCAACATACCTCGGTACGGACTGATCAGTCGCTCAATCGATGCCGACGGTGCCTTCCAGTTCACTGACCAGCCACAGTCCTTCCTGGGTATTGGTTTCCCGGACACGCGCCACCTGTTCCACCGAGACCGGACCGGCATCGTTGCCGAAGGACGACCGGACGTAGGTCAACACGTTGGCAATCTGCTCGTCGGTCAGGAAGGCATGCGGGGTCATCACGTTGTTGTATTCCTGGCCATGTACGGTGATGGGACCCTGCATGCCGTTCAATACAAGACGTATGAGTCTGCCTTCATCACCCTGCGCCCACTCGCTGTCCGTGAGGGGCGGAAAGGCACCCGGGACGCCCACACCGTCAGGCTGATGACACAAGGCACAGTACCGGGCAAAGACGTCCTGGCCGGCCACCTGCCCGGACGTAGGACTGCAACCGGTCATCAATACGATGACCAGCACACCGAACGGGAAGCTGCCACCGGCGCCGTGTCCCGAACCGTTCCATTCACTTCTCATGCTATCCCACACTCCTGTTTTCATTACGGTGATGTGATGAGGGGGGCCACATCCACCCGCTGACCGGTCACGAGGCTGCCCCCCGATTCCACTTCAAACAACGCTCCCCGGGTCCCGGTCGCCAATACGGCCTGGCGGGCCTCCTCGGATGTCCGGCGGGCAAACAGATCACACGGACGGTGCGGCTTTGCGGTCCGGATGAGCGTGACGTTGCCCATGCGCAACCGGTCCCCTTCCTTCAACCGGGACAGATCCACGCCCGAGGTGACCAGGTTGTCTCCGGGAACGTCCCAGGCCGTGCCCAGGACATCCAGGACTTCCCGGGCGATGGCCGTCACGTGCCGACCGGGGACATCCTCTCCTTTCCAGAACGATTTCCTGGCGTGGTCGCCCGCAAACCCTGCGCCTTGCAACACATCCACGCGGGATACGCGGACGTGGACGCCCGGGGCGGGTTTTTCAATGAGCGCGGCCACCGTGGGCTCGCCCTCATACCGAAGGGTTTCAAGCGTTGGAATGAGCATCACGGACCGGCAAGGAATATCCTGGACCAAATAAGAGCCACACACTGCAATATACCTCCCGATCGCAATCCAGGACGTATCTTCCGGCATGATTCGGGACGAGTTCAAACAGATTGACGCATCTGACATCGCCGTTTACGGGTTCGCGCGGCTCATGGCCATCGTGGGGCTGCTCGTCGCCGCGTATCTCCTGTACAAAACCCGATCCGTCGTCCAACCCGGTGTCCTGATCGCAATTTCGGCCGCCACGACCCTCTGGGTGACGGGCCGATGGCTGCCCGGACTCCTCCGCCCCATCCATCGATCCTGGATGATGCTGGCCGTGCTGCTCGGATTCGTCATGACGCGGGTCATCCTGTTCATCGTGTTCGCGCTCGTCGTCACGCCCATCGGAATCTTCATGCGGCTTCTGGGGAAGGATCCGCTGAAAAAACGGCCCGATGCCACATTGGCCACCTACTGGATCCCGAAAGAGCCCGCGGAGCCGCCTGCCACCCGTTTCCGGCGCCTGTTCTGAACAGCCTTCTACGCCGCCGGCCCGATGTCCCACGGTGAATCGGCTTGCTCCGTGCGCGATCGCGCCCGCTCCATGAGGACCTGCTGGAATCCATGGATAGGGGCGTCCGGATCTTCCGGCATCCTGAGCAGCCACCGTCCGTCGGACTGCAATTCCCACGCCGAGGCAGGGTCGCTTAGTGCCAGCTGAAGGCTCCGGATGAAGCGTGCCCGGATGGACGCATCGTCGATCTCGACGACCACCTCGACCCGGTCTTCCAGGTTCCGGCGCTGCCAGTCCGCGCTGCCAATGAAGACCCGCGGATGGTTGTTGTTCTGGAAGTAATAGACGCGGCTGTGCTCCAGGAACCGCCCGATGATGCTCACGACCCGGATGTTTTCCGAGTATCGTTTCAGCCCGGGACGCAGGCGGCAATGCCCCCGCACAATCAGGTCCACCTGCACGCCTGCCTGACTTGCCCGGTAGAGCTCCCGGATCATGACCAGATCATCCAGCGCATTCATTTTCGCGATGATGCGCCCGTTTCCATGCGCCTTGTGATGCGCCACTTCGGCATGGACGAGGTCAATGAAATGGCGCCGCATTTCACGCGGGGCGACAATCAGGCGCAAATAATGCTGTTCGGGGGCGTATCCCGTCAGGTAATGGAACAGGTTGATCATGTCCCGACCAATGTCCGGAGCGCACGTGAACAACCCGGTGTCGGTGTAGAGCCGTGCCGTCGTGGGATTGTAATTCCCCGTGCCGATATGGCAATACGTACGGAGCCCGTCTGCTTCTTCCCGGATGACGAGCGTGGTCTTTGAATGGGTTTTCAGTCCGACGAGACCATAGGTCACATGGACGCCCGACTCCTCCAGCTTCTGTCCCCACTCGATATTGTTCTTCTCGTCGAACCGGGCCTTGACTTCCACGAGAACGGCCACCTGCTTGCCTTTCTCCGCCGCACGGATGAGGGCTTTGACGATGGGCGATTCATCGGAGGTACGATACAGGGTCTGCTTGATGGCCACGACGTGCGCATCGTCTGCGGCTTCGTCCAGGAAGCGCAACACACTTGATGTGAACGATTCGTACGGGTGATGCACCATGAGATCTGCACGGCGGATGATCTCGAACATGTCCAACCGGTCCTTGGCCTCCCCTTCGTGCAACAACCGTGTGGGGACGACCGGCTCCCAGTGCTCGTATTGATGCCCTGGACGCGGCACATTGGCCAGCGCACCTACCGACCCCAGGTCCAACGCCCCGTTCGAGCGGTACGTGTCGGCTTCGGTCAGATTCAGCTCCCGCTTCAGCAGGTCCACGACGTCCCGGGGCATATTGGCGTCGACTTCAAGACGGACAATGGGGGCAAACCGCCGCTCCCGGAGTTCGTCGGAAATCATGGCAATGAGATCATCCGCTTCCTCCTCGTCCCGCTCTATGTCCGCATTCCGTGTAATCCGGAACGCGTGCACACCAATGACCTGCATGCCCCGGAACAGGTCGCCGATGTTGTTCGATATGACCTGCTCAATGGGCACGAACGTCTCGCCGTCGGGCAGGGGTACGAAGCGTCCACGACTGGTGGGCACCTTCAGGCGGGCAAAATGCTCCGTGTGGCGGGTCGGGTGGCGAAGGGTGACCGCCAGCGACAGGCTCAGGTTCGAAATGAACGGGAACGGATGGCCCGGATCCACGGCCAGGGGCGTCAGGATCGGGAAGATGTGCTGCTGGAACCAGTGACAGACGTACATTTTCCCGTCGTCATCCAGGTCCTCGAAATCTGTCACCCGGACCTGTGCGACCGTGGCCAGCGTGGGTCGAAGTTCGCGTTCCCAGGCGTCGGCCAACGCAACGGCCATCCGGGCCGTGGCTTCCCGGGCCAATTGGAGCTGATCCTGGGGAGAGCGCCCGTCCGGCGACGGCCGGTCCACGCCGGCAGCAGCCTGCCGCTTGAGCCCGCCAATCCGCTTGCGGAAGAACTCGTCCAGGTTCGTGGCGGCAATCGACAGGAACCGGGCGCGTTCCAGTACCGGCACCCGGCAGTCCCTGGCCTGGTACAGTACCCGCCAGTTGAAGTCCAGCCAACTCATCTCCCGGTTGAAGTACAGGCGTGCGTCGTCGAGCGTTACCCGTTGCGGGACAACACGCGGTGCCGTCGAAGTGGGTACCACGTCGACCAGGCTGTAGCTGGTTTCCATCTCTTCCATCCCGGTATCCTCAGTCGATGAACGCTCTGTCTTCTATGCTTCGACGCAGTTTCTGCAGTTGCATTTGGGTTTGCAGCAGTTCCCGGGCGTCCTGTCCGGATTGCTGTGTCTTGTACAACTTCGTTGCCACCTTGCGCAGTTCCACATCCACCCTGCGAAGTTTCACGATTGCCATGGCTGACGCCGCGGCCTCATGCGAGTGGTCCGTCAGGCTCGGGACGGAAATATTCTTCATCCGCAGCCAGTTTTCGCTGGGTTCATCCGTCTGTGTCAAAACCTCAGCCACCAGACGCTGGACCCCCGTGCCCGCCTGACCCCGTGCCAGGGCCTTGCGATCAATGCGTCCGGCTTCGAATTGGCGGACCAGTTCCTGGGCCAACGCCCGGCTCGGACCCGGCGTGAATTCCTCCACGGCCATGTGCCCGAGAATGAACTCCACCAACGGCAGCCCCCCCTGCAACATGAGGAAATGCAATAATTTTTCTGCCGGAATGGGCTCCGCGCCAGGCATTTCCGGCTCATCCGGGCTCGCAGAACGGGCAGAATGCTCGGGATCCAACGGTGCCGGGCTTGCCGCCTCGCGAAGCACAGCGCGCTCCGCGGACCGTTGCCGGGACCGCCGGTCCCCTGCTTTCATGTCCTCCAGGATGGGTCGCAACTGCATATCCGGAATGCCCAGGCGTTCCGAAGCCACCCGCAGATACGACTCCTGCATGAGTGGATCCGGAATGGCGGAGATCGACTGCAGGATGGTACGCTGCACCCGGGCCTGCCCTTCCGGCGAGTCCATGCTTCCCGCCGCCCGGGCGTTCTGAAGCACGAAATCCACGAAGTGGACGCGGTTTTCCTTCAGGTAGGCTTCGAATGCCGCGCTGCCGTGGCGCTGCACGTACGAATCCGGATCCTCGCCATCCGGCAGTTGCACCGCGTACGGCACGAGCCCGGCGGCCAGGACCAGGTCTATGCCCCGCAAGGTAGCCCGGAGCCCGGCCTGATCGGCATCGTAGAGCAGCACCAGGGTCTTGACGTATCGTCCGAGGAGCGCGATCTGGTCCACGGTAAGGGCGGTCCCGCTGGAGGCCACCACATGGTGTGTTCCTGCCTGGTACAGCGACACCACATCCGTATACCCCTCCACCAGAATGGCCTCTTCCCGCGAACGCAGGGCGTTCTTGCCATGGT
The Rhodothermales bacterium genome window above contains:
- a CDS encoding aspartate 1-decarboxylase, producing the protein MLLTLFRAKIHRARVTQAELYYEGSITIDQELLEASGILPYEKVQVVNVNNGARLETYTIPAEPGSRTICMNGPAARLVTVGDEVIIIAYARLTPDEARSHAARVVHVDALNNPVDIRDLHVSNPEFAPG
- the panC gene encoding pantoate--beta-alanine ligase; protein product: MDLIHASDAMSAWTRDRRKTGHTVALVPTMGALHPGHLNLVEAASREADRVVVSIFVNPTQFGEGEDYDAYPRTLDADVAALRAQGLAHAVFAPTVEDMYPIRPNRTWVAVDGLDEWLCGRSRPGHFRGVTTVVSRLFARVEPDVAVFGMKDAQQFFILRRMTADFGFPVRLVGVPTVRAADGLALSSRNAYLTTVERADAPRLFRSLTAAKKALEAGERRPDRLDASVRDVLGDVDIDYVSIVDTEHLQPLEALVSGQEIMVALAVRFGAARLIDNVVVEVP
- a CDS encoding class II fumarate hydratase, which produces MRDFRTEKDSLGDVQVPADAWYAAQTQRAHDNFPISGIRFPRRFIEAIAVVKAAAARANTDLGLLSADKRDAILDAADRVRKGEFDAEFVLDIFQTGSGTSTNMNANEVLANLASVAMGGDRGSKLVHPNDDVNMSQSSNDVIPTAMHVAAVLALKHELLPALNDFANALAAKADAFDDVLKSGRTHLMDATPVRLGQEFGGYAAQIRKGMARVQTGIDELSELALGGTATGTGINCPPGFAEAAIREISALTGHTFREADNHFEAQAAKDAYVSASGALNTLAVSLMKIVNDIRHLSSGPTSGLSEIQLPAIQPGSSIMPGKVNPVMSEAMMMVAARVMGNHTTITVGGQHGNFELNVMMPVMTHAMLESVSILSGGLAAFRTRCLEGITANRERCRELLELNPSIATALNRTIGYDMASKVAKRSAAEKRSVRDIVLDMGLIPADELDAVLDVRHMTEPGIPGA
- a CDS encoding CaiB/BaiF CoA-transferase family protein, which codes for MDPVSQVPPGPDGFPFANLLVVELASVLAGPSVGQYFAELGARVIKVENPHTGGDVTRSWLQSGEQSDGRSAYFHACNWGKESVVLDLATEEGRAVRDRLVARADIVLVNALPGARARTGTDIEAWRQAWPRLIVGLISGYADDPERPGFDALIQAESGFYHLNGSASGPQKMPVALMDLLAAHGLKEELLVALLNRATHGRGAVVEVSLMDAALASLANRATGFLHTGVDTGPEGSDHPMIAPYGTVFTCTDGTPVVVAVGSDGQFHALCDLLEVPLSRDPRFATNAARVRNRTILKERLQDSIGKRSTDAFLADCRAARVPAGRVADLETALAHAHDALFLHDTAGRRKGLRSRLGIRRDSSGPMPHLTEPPVLGAHTEAIRTEFSGEGSTYLGTD
- a CDS encoding cytochrome c, producing the protein MRSEWNGSGHGAGGSFPFGVLVIVLMTGCSPTSGQVAGQDVFARYCALCHQPDGVGVPGAFPPLTDSEWAQGDEGRLIRLVLNGMQGPITVHGQEYNNVMTPHAFLTDEQIANVLTYVRSSFGNDAGPVSVEQVARVRETNTQEGLWLVSELEGTVGID
- a CDS encoding sulfurase, producing the protein MMLIPTLETLRYEGEPTVAALIEKPAPGVHVRVSRVDVLQGAGFAGDHARKSFWKGEDVPGRHVTAIAREVLDVLGTAWDVPGDNLVTSGVDLSRLKEGDRLRMGNVTLIRTAKPHRPCDLFARRTSEEARQAVLATGTRGALFEVESGGSLVTGQRVDVAPLITSP
- a CDS encoding SxtJ family membrane protein, whose product is MIRDEFKQIDASDIAVYGFARLMAIVGLLVAAYLLYKTRSVVQPGVLIAISAATTLWVTGRWLPGLLRPIHRSWMMLAVLLGFVMTRVILFIVFALVVTPIGIFMRLLGKDPLKKRPDATLATYWIPKEPAEPPATRFRRLF
- the ppk1 gene encoding polyphosphate kinase 1 → MEEMETSYSLVDVVPTSTAPRVVPQRVTLDDARLYFNREMSWLDFNWRVLYQARDCRVPVLERARFLSIAATNLDEFFRKRIGGLKRQAAAGVDRPSPDGRSPQDQLQLAREATARMAVALADAWERELRPTLATVAQVRVTDFEDLDDDGKMYVCHWFQQHIFPILTPLAVDPGHPFPFISNLSLSLAVTLRHPTRHTEHFARLKVPTSRGRFVPLPDGETFVPIEQVISNNIGDLFRGMQVIGVHAFRITRNADIERDEEEADDLIAMISDELRERRFAPIVRLEVDANMPRDVVDLLKRELNLTEADTYRSNGALDLGSVGALANVPRPGHQYEHWEPVVPTRLLHEGEAKDRLDMFEIIRRADLMVHHPYESFTSSVLRFLDEAADDAHVVAIKQTLYRTSDESPIVKALIRAAEKGKQVAVLVEVKARFDEKNNIEWGQKLEESGVHVTYGLVGLKTHSKTTLVIREEADGLRTYCHIGTGNYNPTTARLYTDTGLFTCAPDIGRDMINLFHYLTGYAPEQHYLRLIVAPREMRRHFIDLVHAEVAHHKAHGNGRIIAKMNALDDLVMIRELYRASQAGVQVDLIVRGHCRLRPGLKRYSENIRVVSIIGRFLEHSRVYYFQNNNHPRVFIGSADWQRRNLEDRVEVVVEIDDASIRARFIRSLQLALSDPASAWELQSDGRWLLRMPEDPDAPIHGFQQVLMERARSRTEQADSPWDIGPAA
- the dnaG gene encoding DNA primase; translated protein: MIPETSIEEVRSLTDIVDVVSDYVRLKKRGSNFIGLCPFHSEKTPSFNVNPSLNIFKCFGCGEGGDVFRFVERTEGLSFPEAVRLLADRAGVSLPEDDVPDDTASETEAVHHALRFAARFFHDRLTKGDDAKDARDYLKSRGFTAASIRTFGIGYAPDSWDALLEAATAAGIRSDFLEQAGLIVPRKDGSGHYDRYRHRLIFPIFSHVGKVLGFGGRILRADDEPKYINSPETRVYNKSRVLYGLYHGKNALRSREEAILVEGYTDVVSLYQAGTHHVVASSGTALTVDQIALLGRYVKTLVLLYDADQAGLRATLRGIDLVLAAGLVPYAVQLPDGEDPDSYVQRHGSAAFEAYLKENRVHFVDFVLQNARAAGSMDSPEGQARVQRTILQSISAIPDPLMQESYLRVASERLGIPDMQLRPILEDMKAGDRRSRQRSAERAVLREAASPAPLDPEHSARSASPDEPEMPGAEPIPAEKLLHFLMLQGGLPLVEFILGHMAVEEFTPGPSRALAQELVRQFEAGRIDRKALARGQAGTGVQRLVAEVLTQTDEPSENWLRMKNISVPSLTDHSHEAAASAMAIVKLRRVDVELRKVATKLYKTQQSGQDARELLQTQMQLQKLRRSIEDRAFID